One Triticum dicoccoides isolate Atlit2015 ecotype Zavitan chromosome 5B, WEW_v2.0, whole genome shotgun sequence genomic window carries:
- the LOC119309495 gene encoding dormancy-associated protein homolog 3-like, which yields MGLLDQLWDDTVAGPRPDHGLGRLRKYASFSPSSAASATTAAVPSADVAAPAVTRSITILRPPALSVTSPRSESGSGSAPSSPASVPDSPFGTATTPRGESGWSKLRRKGRMAADGMEASPGTPRSPTVYDWVVISSLDR from the exons ATGGGGCTTCTTGACCAGCTGTGGGACGACACGGTGGCCGGGCCGCGGCCGGACCACGGCCTCGGCAGGCTCCGCAAGTACGCGTCCTTCTCCccgtcctccgccgcctccgcgACGACCGCTGCCGTGCCGTCGGCCGACGTGGCGGCGCCGGCGGTGACGCGGAGCATCACCATCCTCCGCCCGCCGGCTCTGTCCGTGACGTCGCCGCGCAGCGAGTCCGGCTCCGGTTCCGCGCCCTCGTCCCCGGCCAGCGTCCCCGACTCCCCCTTCGGCACAG CAACGACACCCAGGGGAGAGAGTGGTTGGAGTAAGCTGCGGCGCAAAGGCAGGATGGCCGCCGACGGCATGGAGGCCAGCCCCGGCACCCCCAGGAGCCCCACCGTGTACGACTG GGTGGTGATTAGTTCGCTCGACCGCTAA